A stretch of Aythya fuligula isolate bAytFul2 chromosome 1, bAytFul2.pri, whole genome shotgun sequence DNA encodes these proteins:
- the KDM5A gene encoding lysine-specific demethylase 5A — translation MSGPGGGARYAAEFVPPPECPVFEPSWEEFSDPLGFIGRIRGLAEKTGICKIRPPKDWQPPFACEVQSFRFTPRIQRLNELEAMTRVKLDFLDQLAKFWELQGSNLKIPVVERKILDLYGLSKIVASKGGFEVVTKEKKWSKVASRLGYLPGKGTGSLLKSHYERILYPYELFQSGVSLMGIQKPNLDLKEKVEAEDLSSDAQASPKQGSRMNVVLKRTRRVKSQAETGEMSRNTELKKLQIFGAGPKMMGLALGAKDKEDEVTRRRKGTRSEAFGMQMRQRKGTLSVNFVDLYVCLFCGRGNNEDKLLLCDGCDDSYHTFCLIPPLPDVPKGDWRCPKCVAEECNKPREAFGFEQAVREYTLQSFGEMADNFKSDYFNMPVHMVPTELVEKEFWRLVSSIEEDVIVEYGADISSKDFGSGFPVKDGRRKLMPEEEDYALSGWNLNNMPILEQSVLAHINADISGMKVPWLYVGMCFSSFCWHIEDHWSYSINYLHWGEPKTWYGVPSHAAEQLEDVMKELAPELFESQPDLLHQLVTIMNPNVLMEHGVPVYRTNQCAGEFVVTFPRAYHSGFNQGYNFAEAVNFCTADWLPIGRQCVSHYRRLGRHCVFSHEELIFKMAADPECLDVGLAAMVCKEMTLMIEEETRLRESVVQMGVLMSEEEVFELVPDDERQCTACRTTCFLSALTCSCNPERLVCLYHPSDLCPCPMQKKCLRYRYPLEDLPSLLYGVKVRAQSYDTWVSRVTEALSANLNHKKDVIELRVMLEDAEDRKYPENDLFRKLRDAVKEAETCASVAQLLLSKKQKHSRQSQDSGRTRTKLTMEELKAFVQQLFSLPCVISQARQVKNLLDDVEEFHERAQEAMMDEIPDSSKLQELIDMGSGLYVELPELPRLKQELQQARWLDEVRSTLLDPQRVTLDVMKKLIDSGVGLAPHHAVEKAMAELQELLTVSERWEEKAKVCLQARPRQSMMALEGIVNEAKNIPAYLPNVLALKEALQRARDWTAKVEAIQNGSNYAYLEQLENLSAKGRPIPVRLDALPQLESQVAAARAWRERTGRTFLKKNSSYSLLQVLSPRTDIGVYGSSKNRRKRAKELMEKEKEKDLDLESLSELEDGLEEARDTAAVVAVFKEREQKEIEAMHALRAANLAKMTMVDRIEEVKFCICRKTASGFMLQCELCKDWFHSGCVPLPKTSSQKKGSSWQAKEVKFLCPLCMRSRRPRLETILSLLVSLQKLPVRLPEGEALQCLTERAMSWQDRARQALATDELSSALAKLSVLSQRMVEQAAREKTEKIISAELQKAAANPDLQGHLTSFQQSAFNRVIGSVSSSPRQTLDYDDEETDSDEDIRETYGYDIKDNASVKSSSSLEPNLFCDEEIPIKSEEVVTHMWTAPSFCAEHAYSSASKSCSQGSSTPRKQPRKSPLVPRSLEPPVLELSPGAKAQLEDLMMVGDLLEVSLDETQHIWRILQATHPPSEDRFLHVMEDDSMDEKPLKMRGRDSSERKRKRKLERAEQFFGDMKQKSKELKKLEKPKKKKLKLTMDKTKELNKLAKKLAKEEERKKKREKAVVAKVELTKDSTEKKREKKVLDIPSKYDWSGAEESDDENAVCAAQNCQRPCKDKVDWVQCDGGCDEWFHQVCVGVSPEMAENEDYICINCAKKPMQGPSSPAHAPPPPFLLSYKLPLEDLKETS, via the exons gACTGGCAGCCTCCATTTGCCTGTGAAGTACAAAGTTTTCGTTTCACTCCACGAATTCAGCGCCTGAATGAGCTGGAG GCAATGACAAGAGTGAAGCTGGACTTCTTGGATCAGTTAGCAAAATTTTGGGAACTTCAAGGGTCCAATTTAAAAATCCCTGTGGTGGAGAGGAAAATACTGGATCTCTATGGTCTGAGCAAG ATTGTTGCCAGCAAAGGAGGCTTTGAAGTAGTcactaaagagaagaaatggtCTAAAGTGGCAAGTCGGCTTGGCTACCTGCCAGGAAAAGGCACAGGATCGTTACTCAAGTCTCATTATGAACGGATCCTGTACCCCTATGAGCTCTTCCAGTCTGGCGTCAGCCTTATG GGCATCCAAAAGCCAAACTTGGACCTTAAGGAAAAAGTTGAGGCTGAGGACCTCAGCTCAGATGCCCAGGCTTCCCCAAAGCAAGGCTCAAGAATGAACGTCGTGCTGAAGAGAACCAGGCGTGTCAAGTCCCAG gcgGAGACAGGAGAGATGAGTAGAAATACTGAACTCAAGAAGCTGCAGATCTTTGGAGCTGGACCCAAGATGATGGGACTGGCGTTGGGAGCAAAGGATAAAGAGG aTGAAGTGACACGAAGACGCAAGGGAACCAGATCAGAAGCATTTGGAATGCAGATGAGGCAACGCAAAGGAACTCTTTCTGTCAACTTT GTTGACTTGTATGTTTGCTTGTTCTGTGGCAGAGGAAATAATGAAGACAAATTGCTACTATGCGATGGATGTGATGACAGCTATCACACCTTTTGCTTGATTCCTCCTTTACCTGATGTACCTAAAGGTGATTGGAGGTGTCCAAAGTGTGTTGCAGAG GAATGCAACAAACCCCGTGAGGCCTTTGGATTTGAACAAGCTGTCAGGGAATATACTCTCCAGAGCTTTGGTGAAATGGCTGATAACTTCAAGTCTGATTATTTCAACATGCCAGTCCAC atggTTCCCACTGAGCTTGTGGAAAAGGAATTCTGGAGATTGGTGAGCAGCATAGAAGAAGATGTCATTGTAGAATATGGAGCTGATATATCATCCAAGGACTTTGGAAGTGGCTTTCCAGTGAAGGATGGCCGAAGAAAGTTGATGCCAGAGGAAGAG gATTATGCACTTTCTGGTTGGAACTTAAATAACATGCCAATTCTGGAACAATCAGTCCTTGCTCATATCAATGCCGACATCTCTGGCATGAAGGTACCTTGGCTGTATGTAGGGATGTGCTTCTCCTCGTTTTGCTGGCATATTGAAGACCACTGGAGCTATTCCATCAACTACCTGCATTG GGGAGAGCCGAAGACGTGGTATGGCGTGCCATCTCATGCAGCAGAGCAACTGGAGGATGTGATGAAGGAGTTAGCTCCTGAGCTATTTGAATCCCAGCCTGATCTCCTGCATCAGCTGGTCACTATCATGAACCCCAACGTACTGATGGAACATGGTGTACCA GTATACAGGACCAATCAGTGCGCTGGCGAGTTTGTTGTGACCTTTCCTCGTGCCTATCACTCTGGGTTTAACCAGGGATACAACTTTGCTGAAGCTGTGAACTTCTGCACTGCTGACTGG cttccAATTGGACGTCAGTGTGTGAGTCATTACCGAAGGCTGGGACGTCATTGTGTTTTCTCCCATGAAGAGCTGATCTTCAAGATGGCTGCAGATCCAGAGTGCTTGGATGTTGGGCTGGCTGCCATGGTCTGCAAGGAGATGACATTAATGATAGAGGAAGAAACACGCTTAAGGGAATCTGTTGTACAGATG ggAGTGTTGATGTCTGAAGAAGAGGTGTTTGAACTTGTTCCAGATGATGAGCGTCAGTGCACAGCTTGCAGAACCACGTGCTTCTTGTCAGCTCTTACGTGTTCTTGTAATCCTGAGCGTCTGGTGTGCCTATACCATCCTTCTGATTTATGTCCATGTCCCATGCAGAAGAAGTGTTTAAG GTACCGGTACCCACTGGAAGaccttccttccttgctgtaTGGAGTGAAAGTTAGAGCACAGTCTTATGACACTTGGGTCAGTAGAGTTACAGAAGCTCTGTCTGCCAACCTCAACCACAAGAAAG ATGTCATTGAGTTGAGAGTGATGTTGGAAgatgctgaagacagaaaataccCAGAAAATGATCTCTTCCGCAAGCTGAGAGATGCAGTGAAAGAAGCAGAGACCTGTGCTTCAGTAGCACAGCTGCTTctgagcaaaaagcaaaaacacag CAGACAGAGCCAAGACAGTGGAAGGACACGGACCAAGCTGACGATGGAGGAGCTGAAGGCATTTGTGCAGCAATTGTTTAGCTTACCCTGTGTTATCAGCCAGGCCCGACAAGTAAAG AATCTGCTTGATGATGTGGAAGAATTTCATGAGCGTGCCCAAGAAGCTATGATGGATGAGATCCCAGACTCTTCCAAGCTGCAAGAGTTGATAGACATGGGCTCTGGCCTTTATGTAGAACTTCCTGAACTTCCAAGGCTGAagcaggaactgcagcaggCACGGTGGCTGGATGAGGTGAGGTCCACCCTCTTGGATCCCCAGAGGGTCACCCTAGATGTGATGAAGAAGCTGATTGACTCAGGCGTGGGCTTGGCACCACACCATGCTGTAGAGAAAGCCatggctgagctgcaggagctgctgacaGTCTCAGAGAGGTGGGAGGAGAAGGCCAAGGTCTGCCTGCAGGCCAG ACCACGCCAAAGTATGATGGCTCTGGAGGGGATCGTGAATGAAGCAAAGAACATCCCTGCTTACCTGCCCAATGTGCTGGCACTGAAAGAAGCCCTGCAGCGGGCTAGAGACTGGACAGCCAAAGTGGAGGCCATTCAG AATGGGAGCAACTATGCCTACCTGGAGCAACTCGAGAACTTGTCTGCCAAAGGCCGCCCGATACCGGTGCGTCTGGATGCCTTGCCACAGCTGGAGTCACAGGTAGCTGCTGCACGGGCTTGGAGGGAGCGCACGGGAAGGACCTTCCTGAAGAAGAACTCAAGCTACAGTCTGTTACAG GTTCTGAGCCCTCGGACTGATATTGGTGTTTATGGGAGCAGTAAGAATAGGCGGAAGAGGGCAAAGGAGctgatggagaaggaaaaggagaaagatctTGACTTGGAATCCCTAAGTGAACTGGAGGATGGGCTGGAAGAGGCCAGggacactgcagctgtg GTGGCTGTATTCAAGGAGCGGGAACAGAAGGAGATTGAAGCCATGCATGCTCTCAGGGCAGCCAACCTGGCCAAGATGACTATGGTGGATCGCATCGAAGAAGTCAAATTCTGTATCTGTCGCAAAACAGCTAGTGGATTCATGCTGCAGTGCGAGCTGTGCAAAGACTGGTTTCATAGTGGCTGTGTGCCCCTTCCCAAAACAAGTTCTCAGAAGAAGGGCTCTAGTTGGCAGGCCAAAGAAGTGAAGTTTTTGTGTCCACTTTGTATGCGTTCTCGAAGGCCACGGCTTGAGACAATACTGTCTCTGCTGGTGTCCCTGCAGAAGCTGCCTGTACGGCTGCCAGAAGGGGAGGCACTGCAGTGCTTGACAGAACGTGCCATGAGTTGGCAGGACCGAGCACGACAGGCTTTGGCCACTGATGAGTTGTCATCTGCTTTGGCCAAGCTTTCTGTGCTCAGCCAGCGAATGGTGGAGCAGGCAGCAcgggagaaaacagagaaaataatcagTGCAGagctacagaaagcagcagccaacCCAGACCTGCAG GGACACTTAACTAGTTTCCAGCAGTCAGCCTTTAACAGAGTGATAGGGAGTGTGTCCTCATCCCCACGGCAGACTTTGGATTATGACGATGAAGAGACAGACTCCGATGAAGACATCAGGGAGACATATGGCTATGACATAAAG GACAATGCCAGTGTAAAATCTTCTAGCAGCTTGGAGCCCAATTTGTTTTGTGATGAGGAAATCCCTATTAAATCAGAGGAAGTGGTGACACACATGTGGACTGCACCCTCGTTCTGTGCCGAACATGCATATTCATCTGCTTCTAAAAGCTGCTCTCAAG GTTCTAGCACTCCAAGAAAGCAGCCTCGGAAGAGTCCGCTGGTACCTCGCAGTCTGGAGCCCCCTGTGTTGGAGCTGTCACCTGGAGCAAAGGCTCAGCTGGAAGATCTCATGATGGTAGGAGATCTGCTAGAGGTATCACTGGATGAGACTCAGCACATCTGGCGGATTTTACAGGCTACTCATCCACCCTCTGAGGACAGGTTCCTTCACGTAATGGAG GATGACAGCATGGATGAGAAACCGCTGAAGATGAGAGGGAGGGACTCTTCGGAGAGGAAGCGGAAACGAAAGCTGGAGAGAGCAGAACAGTTTTTTGGAGATATGAAGCAAAAATCTAAAGAGCTGAAAAAACTAGAAAAACCCAAGAAAAAGAAGCTAAAACTGACCATGGATAAGACAAAGGAGCTGAACAAGCTGGCAAAGAAACTGGCTAAGGAAGAAGAGCGAAAGAAGAAACGAGAGAAGGCAGTTGTGGCAAAGGTGGAACTAACAAAGGacagcacagagaagaaaagagagaagaaggtTCTAGATATTCCTTCTAAGTATGACTGGTCAGGAGCTGAGGAGTCGGATGATGAGAATGCTGTGTGTGCTGCACAAAACTGCCAGAGGCCCTGCAAGGACAAG GTGGACTGGGTGCAGTGTGACGGTGGCTGCGATGAGTGGTTTCATCAAGTTTGCGTTGGTGTCTCTCCCGAAATGGCTGAGAACGAGGATTACATCTGTATAAACTGTGCAAAGAAACCCATGCAGGGACCAAGTAGCCCTGCTCACGCACCACCTCCTCCTTTCTTATTGAGCTACAAACTACCATTGGAAGATCTTAAGGAGACAAGTTAG